The nucleotide window GGTTCACCGAGGACAAGCTCCGCATCCTGCGCGCGGCCCGCATGGCGACGCGGTTCGGGCTCGCCATCGACCCCACCACCCGTGACGCCGCGCAACAAATGGCGCCGCAGGTGAGCGTGGTTTCGGCCGAGCGGGTTGCCGAGGAGTTGCGGAAGCTGTTCGCCCACCCGAACCGCACACGCGGGCTCGCGCTGCTTCGCGAGCTGGGGCTCATCGAACCGATTTTGCCGGAACTGACACCCTCAGCGGATCGTGCCAGCGCGGCACTCGCGGCGCTGAGCGAAGTGGGCGGGCGGCTCCCCTTTCCTCTCGCGTTCGCGGTCACACTCCACGCGGTCGGCAGAGCGGTCACGGAACGCGTCGCCGAGCGGCTGAAGCTCTCGAACGTTGAGAGCGACCGTCTCTGCTGGCTGGTGGCGAACCAGAGCGTGCTGACCGATGCCGAGGTCATGCGCCCGAGTAAGCTCAAACCGCTGCTGGTTCACCCGGGCATCGACGACTTGCTCGCGCTCCACCGGGCGCTGGCGACCGCGACCGGCGGGAGCCTGGCCCCGGTCGAGTTCTGTACACGCGTCCTGCGGGACACGCCGCCCGAGGAACTGAACCCGCCGCCCGTGCTGACCGGGGCGGACCTGATCGCCCGGGGGCTGAAGCCCGGTCCGGCGTTCAAGCGCCTGCTCGATGCCGTTCGGGAAGCCCAGCTCGAAGGGCGGGCGGCGACGAAGGAGCAGGGGCACGCCCTGGTAACCCGGCTGCTCGCGGAACCGGGAGACGCGCCTGAACCACCGCCGGGGTAGTTCGGCGGTCGCCGCGCACCACTTCATGCCACCAGAAGTTGAGCAGCGTTCGCGCGGTCCGCGGCACCTCACGAAGGGACACCTTGCTCTCACCGCCGGCCCGCGGCCGGTGCGTGACCGGCAATTCCGTCACCTCCAGCCCCAACTGCCGCGCCCGGGTGAGCATCTCCGTGTTCACGAAGAACCCACGCGACTCCGGCATCAGCCCGGCCAGGGTGTCGCGCCGGAAGACCTTGAGCGCGCAATCCACGTCGCGGACGCGCGTGCCGAGCAGTGCGCGGGCCAGCACGTTATAGCCCCACGACAGGAACCGCCGGCGCCACGGGTCCTGCCGGTCCGCGCGGAAACCCACCACCACCGGTACGCTCCCCGCGTGTTCCGCCAACTGGGCCAGGTCGGTGAGATCGAACTGACAGTCAGCGTCGGTGAACGCGACCAGGTCGAACCGCGCCGCCTCGAACCCCGTGCGCAGGGCGGCCCCGTACCCGCGGTTCGTCGGGTGCCGCAACAGCCGTGTGTGGGGG belongs to Gemmata obscuriglobus and includes:
- a CDS encoding glycosyltransferase family 2 protein; amino-acid sequence: MGTFTRTGLSLVIPAFNEAAVISRAIAEAEAALGRSFERFEILVVDDGSSDATATEASRALEAAPHTRLLRHPTNRGYGAALRTGFEAARFDLVAFTDADCQFDLTDLAQLAEHAGSVPVVVGFRADRQDPWRRRFLSWGYNVLARALLGTRVRDVDCALKVFRRDTLAGLMPESRGFFVNTEMLTRARQLGLEVTELPVTHRPRAGGESKVSLREVPRTARTLLNFWWHEVVRGDRRTTPAVVQARLPVPRAAGLPGRAPAPSSPPALRAGLPERHRAGA